Proteins encoded in a region of the Methylocystis echinoides genome:
- a CDS encoding helix-turn-helix domain-containing protein — translation MSAIQLSATPKGNGYQATVTFPDGVSMNSAETYPTIAGAIAAAARKLLDMTDRLEALEREATGRDRYRAWGVL, via the coding sequence ATGTCAGCGATCCAGCTTTCCGCCACGCCGAAAGGCAATGGCTATCAGGCGACCGTGACATTTCCGGATGGCGTCTCGATGAACTCGGCGGAGACTTATCCGACGATCGCCGGAGCGATTGCCGCCGCGGCGCGAAAGCTGTTGGACATGACGGACCGCTTAGAAGCGCTGGAGCGGGAGGCGACCGGGAGAGACAGATATCGGGCGTGGGGGGTCCTTTAG
- a CDS encoding S8 family peptidase, producing MTGALLEEEWERLGLTVLSSDADRTLVLFASSEDMRDFRARLDAYQGGPPPGQKHAPYVNFVSGIESIGSVEPRDRIGPRLREEGFADVEDFVAQTSYLVDIELWDLGERRLRERKLEDVIRYVEARGGDVFDRYVGPSISMFRARLTGELLRTLLTVEEIAAIDLPPAPDVTTAEALDMVMADAPPLNAVADDAPLIGIIDSGVNDHPFLADILVGSIGVPADLGTADVWGHGTRVAGVAVFGDLRAQLDAGALQRGARLCAAKVVNDQGGFDDRRLVPSQMREAIATLYQRFGCRVFVIALADRRRVFDGGKVGTWAATLDELARELDVVIVVSSGNRSPRGGNRLEQAVTEYPRYLLEDANRLFEPAGALNVITVGALAHGEGLDPDRADDVRVRAITRLHEPAPFSRIGPGPGGATKPDVVEIGGTLIFDAVVARLRGGEDVGSAGVLTLHHSYLDQLFTAGSGTSYAAPRVAFSAAQIMTRFPQASANLVRALIVGSAEIPPPASERLQLLGADATRAIVGHGLVDLERAAFSDNARVTLYAEDEIALDHFAVYRIPIPEAFQAGGNGERCIRVTLAFDPPVRHTRNDYAGVGMSFRLVRGCQPDLIFDHYRKRDKDDGPFPELAPRYNCNLVPGPQLREKGTVQCATVTFKRGVEEYGDSYYLVVRCESGWATHVDRQQFAIVVELLQKADVQLYERVRQRIRVQA from the coding sequence ATGACGGGCGCCCTGCTCGAGGAGGAGTGGGAACGGCTCGGGCTCACGGTTTTGTCCAGCGACGCGGACCGCACGCTCGTGCTGTTCGCATCGAGTGAAGACATGCGGGATTTCCGCGCGCGGCTTGACGCCTATCAGGGCGGCCCGCCCCCTGGCCAGAAGCACGCCCCCTACGTCAACTTCGTCTCCGGGATCGAAAGCATTGGATCGGTCGAGCCGCGTGATCGGATCGGACCACGCTTGCGGGAAGAAGGTTTCGCTGATGTCGAGGATTTCGTCGCGCAGACATCCTATCTGGTGGACATCGAGCTTTGGGATCTGGGCGAACGTCGCCTCCGCGAGCGCAAGCTTGAGGATGTCATCCGCTACGTCGAGGCACGAGGTGGCGATGTCTTTGATCGCTATGTCGGCCCCTCGATCAGCATGTTTCGCGCGCGTCTGACGGGCGAGCTGCTGCGCACGTTGCTGACGGTCGAGGAAATCGCGGCGATCGATCTGCCGCCAGCCCCGGACGTGACCACGGCAGAGGCGCTCGACATGGTCATGGCGGATGCGCCGCCATTGAATGCCGTGGCCGATGACGCACCGCTGATCGGCATCATCGACAGCGGCGTCAACGATCACCCATTCCTGGCGGATATTCTTGTCGGTTCGATCGGCGTACCGGCCGATCTCGGCACCGCGGACGTCTGGGGTCATGGCACTCGCGTGGCCGGTGTGGCCGTGTTCGGCGATCTTCGTGCGCAACTCGACGCCGGCGCATTGCAACGCGGCGCGCGGCTTTGTGCGGCGAAAGTGGTGAACGACCAAGGTGGCTTTGACGACAGGCGCCTCGTGCCCTCGCAGATGCGCGAGGCGATCGCGACCCTGTACCAGCGCTTTGGCTGTCGGGTCTTCGTGATCGCGCTTGCCGACCGCCGGCGCGTCTTCGACGGCGGCAAGGTCGGCACATGGGCCGCCACGCTCGACGAATTGGCGCGCGAGCTCGACGTCGTCATCGTCGTCTCGTCCGGAAATCGCAGCCCGCGCGGCGGCAATCGTCTCGAACAGGCCGTGACCGAATATCCGCGCTATCTTCTGGAGGATGCCAACCGGCTGTTCGAGCCGGCCGGCGCCTTGAACGTCATCACCGTCGGCGCACTCGCGCACGGTGAGGGTCTCGATCCCGATCGCGCCGACGACGTCCGCGTCCGCGCCATCACACGCCTGCATGAGCCGGCGCCGTTCTCGAGGATCGGGCCGGGACCAGGCGGGGCAACCAAACCCGACGTCGTTGAGATTGGCGGCACGCTGATTTTCGATGCCGTCGTCGCGCGGCTGCGGGGAGGGGAGGACGTCGGCAGCGCCGGTGTTCTGACGCTGCATCACAGCTATCTCGATCAGCTCTTCACGGCGGGATCAGGCACGTCCTATGCCGCGCCGCGCGTTGCCTTCAGCGCCGCGCAGATCATGACGCGCTTCCCGCAGGCCTCAGCTAATCTCGTGCGGGCGCTGATTGTGGGATCTGCGGAAATCCCGCCGCCCGCCAGCGAGCGGCTTCAGCTGCTTGGTGCAGATGCGACGCGGGCGATTGTCGGTCACGGTCTGGTGGATCTCGAACGCGCCGCATTCTCGGACAACGCGCGCGTCACGCTTTACGCCGAGGATGAGATCGCCCTCGATCATTTTGCCGTCTATCGGATTCCGATCCCGGAAGCGTTTCAGGCTGGGGGAAACGGTGAGCGCTGCATTCGCGTGACGCTGGCATTCGATCCACCGGTGCGTCACACCCGAAATGATTATGCAGGCGTTGGCATGAGCTTTCGGTTGGTTCGCGGATGCCAGCCTGACTTGATCTTCGATCATTATCGCAAGCGTGACAAGGACGACGGTCCGTTCCCTGAACTTGCACCGCGATACAATTGCAATCTCGTTCCCGGACCGCAATTGCGCGAGAAAGGCACCGTTCAGTGTGCAACTGTCACGTTCAAACGCGGTGTCGAAGAATACGGCGACAGCTACTATCTCGTCGTGCGCTGCGAAAGCGGCTGGGCGACCCATGTCGATCGGCAGCAATTCGCAATCGTGGTCGAGCTTCTGCAAAAGGCAGACGTCCAACTCTATGAAAGAGTGCGCCAGCGGATTCGCGTCCAAGCTTAG
- a CDS encoding AAA family ATPase has translation MARGELMKKLLASYGRDDEFRAVAEQIIGEEEKKNNRVLARSLRKTLEAGPSRPSGPKALAPLLPFPEAAADFIERIEPQHTHNDIVLGATNVRVLLGLVKEFRRADEIRRHGLKVRSKLLFCGPPGCGKTLCAEIFAAELGLPLFLVKLDRLISSYLGETAGNVRKIFEFARKQPCVLFFDEFDALARSRDDSSEHNELRRVVNSLLLFIDHIQPKGFLIAATNLDQSLDPAVWRRFDEVVWFDKPDRAMIARFLRLKFKNIATAFDPLQHAAALEGYSYAEIERVCTQAVKTMIIDRRKQVQARDFNRALEDEARRRAGQSRLASPS, from the coding sequence ATGGCCCGCGGGGAGTTGATGAAAAAATTGCTGGCCAGCTACGGTCGGGACGATGAGTTCCGGGCCGTAGCGGAGCAAATCATCGGCGAAGAGGAAAAGAAGAACAACCGCGTGCTGGCGCGCAGCCTGCGCAAGACCCTTGAGGCCGGCCCAAGCCGGCCGAGCGGTCCGAAGGCGCTTGCGCCCCTGCTTCCGTTCCCCGAAGCAGCCGCCGACTTCATCGAGCGGATTGAACCGCAGCACACGCACAATGATATCGTGCTCGGGGCGACGAACGTGCGGGTGCTGCTCGGCCTCGTCAAAGAGTTTCGCCGCGCCGACGAGATCCGGCGTCACGGCCTCAAGGTCCGATCCAAGCTTCTGTTCTGCGGCCCACCGGGATGCGGCAAGACGCTGTGCGCGGAGATTTTTGCAGCCGAGCTCGGTCTGCCGCTGTTCCTCGTCAAGCTCGATAGGCTGATCTCGTCCTACCTGGGCGAGACGGCTGGCAATGTCCGCAAGATTTTCGAGTTCGCCCGGAAACAGCCCTGCGTGCTGTTCTTTGACGAGTTCGACGCGCTGGCGCGCTCGCGCGATGACTCGAGCGAGCACAATGAGCTGCGCCGTGTCGTCAACAGCCTTCTGTTGTTCATCGATCATATTCAGCCGAAGGGCTTTCTGATCGCCGCGACCAACCTTGATCAATCCCTCGATCCGGCGGTTTGGCGGCGCTTCGACGAGGTCGTCTGGTTCGACAAGCCGGATCGCGCGATGATCGCCCGCTTCCTGCGGCTCAAGTTCAAGAACATCGCGACCGCGTTCGATCCGCTGCAGCATGCGGCCGCGCTGGAGGGCTATTCCTACGCCGAGATCGAGCGCGTCTGCACCCAGGCGGTCAAGACGATGATCATCGATCGCCGTAAGCAGGTGCAGGCCCGCGACTTCAATCGCGCCTTGGAGGACGAGGCGCGCCGCCGGGCAGGACAGTCTCGCCTCGCGTCGCCGAGCTAG
- a CDS encoding RHE_PE00001 family protein, with amino-acid sequence MTEANAVIASVSPIHVKVIKTLPSAYQIPDPLPWSQIAGPLAAAEDALARLDERLARSPVRDGWIARTHFSDAAAALWLEGELVHLDDLVLHDAGMDVRAPTHELTRAHAVLRTRRRIADAKPDWALSVAGLAGLRGRGEQGDREEERGNRNEEEDEVRDREDEDSEADAPERFRVAPADDRMADIFAAVDAAIAQADRTLAGETTDRRPKRPERDPLVYDLDWDEDERLDAWRAVVDQTRNLPPALATAIAADAWHALDPLQHAPWLGRLLAAALLRARGKARSHLPCLHDGLKAIPRERRRPRDAASRLAVQLEAIAAAAEAGLKDHDRWQTARTLLARKLAGRRSTSRLPALIDYVLARPIVSAGMIAQELRITPRAAQDLVGELGLREATGRDRYRAWGVL; translated from the coding sequence ATGACGGAAGCCAACGCCGTGATAGCTTCCGTTTCACCGATTCACGTTAAGGTTATCAAGACCTTGCCCTCCGCCTACCAGATCCCGGATCCGCTACCTTGGAGCCAGATCGCCGGCCCGCTCGCGGCGGCCGAAGACGCGCTGGCCCGCCTCGACGAGCGGCTGGCCAGGAGCCCGGTCCGCGACGGCTGGATCGCCCGGACCCACTTCTCAGACGCCGCTGCCGCCCTGTGGCTGGAAGGCGAGCTCGTCCATCTCGACGATCTCGTCCTCCACGACGCCGGCATGGACGTCCGCGCCCCGACCCACGAGCTCACGCGCGCCCACGCCGTTCTGCGAACGCGACGGCGCATCGCCGACGCCAAGCCCGACTGGGCGCTGTCGGTGGCCGGCCTGGCCGGGCTGCGGGGCAGGGGAGAGCAGGGCGACCGGGAGGAGGAACGCGGCAACCGGAATGAGGAAGAGGATGAGGTGCGCGATCGCGAAGACGAAGACAGTGAGGCGGATGCGCCCGAGCGGTTTCGCGTGGCCCCAGCCGACGACCGGATGGCCGACATCTTCGCGGCCGTCGACGCCGCGATCGCCCAAGCCGACCGCACGCTGGCCGGCGAGACAACCGATCGGCGCCCGAAGCGACCCGAGCGAGACCCGCTGGTCTACGATCTCGACTGGGACGAAGATGAACGTCTCGACGCATGGCGAGCGGTCGTGGACCAGACACGCAACCTGCCGCCGGCGCTGGCGACGGCGATCGCCGCCGACGCGTGGCACGCGCTGGACCCGCTACAGCACGCGCCATGGCTCGGCCGGCTGCTCGCCGCCGCGCTGCTGCGGGCGCGGGGAAAGGCGCGCTCGCACCTGCCTTGCCTCCATGACGGCCTGAAAGCGATCCCGCGCGAGCGGCGGCGGCCACGCGACGCGGCCTCCCGCCTCGCCGTTCAGTTGGAGGCGATCGCGGCCGCGGCCGAGGCCGGTCTCAAGGATCACGACCGTTGGCAGACTGCCCGCACCCTGCTGGCCCGCAAGCTCGCCGGCCGCCGCTCCACCTCCCGGCTGCCGGCGCTGATCGACTATGTGTTGGCCCGGCCGATCGTCTCGGCCGGCATGATCGCGCAGGAGCTGAGGATCACGCCACGCGCCGCCCAGGACCTGGTCGGGGAGCTCGGTCTGCGGGAGGCGACCGGCAGAGACAGGTATCGGGCGTGGGGGGTGCTTTAG
- a CDS encoding plasmid maintenance toxin (PemK-like), translating to MLPTEIRLGWVFRYAYLWDWQHREGREEGDKDRPCLVLAIVMTTEEGAPIVRVLPITHTPPANPADAIEIPAEVKSRLRLDDERSWIVLTESNRFTWPGPDLRNIDTDSGYYGALTPGLFAEVKRRFVAIARGEVTTSAPHRSVPRTE from the coding sequence GTGCTGCCAACAGAGATCAGGCTCGGCTGGGTTTTCCGCTACGCCTATTTGTGGGACTGGCAGCACCGCGAGGGCCGAGAGGAGGGCGACAAGGACCGGCCCTGCCTGGTGCTGGCGATCGTCATGACGACGGAGGAGGGCGCGCCGATCGTGCGCGTCCTGCCGATCACGCACACGCCGCCGGCGAACCCGGCCGATGCGATCGAGATCCCGGCAGAGGTCAAGAGCCGCCTGCGGCTCGACGACGAGCGCTCCTGGATCGTGCTGACCGAAAGCAACCGCTTCACCTGGCCGGGGCCGGACCTGCGCAACATCGATACGGATAGCGGCTACTACGGCGCTCTGACGCCGGGCCTTTTCGCCGAGGTCAAGCGCCGCTTCGTGGCGATCGCGCGTGGCGAGGTCACAACCAGCGCGCCGCACCGAAGCGTGCCGCGGACCGAGTGA
- a CDS encoding type II toxin-antitoxin system Phd/YefM family antitoxin, whose protein sequence is MASTVTAAEVSKNFGAYQDAAVREPVVITKNGRPRTVLMAYEDFVRLSKRDRRVQRTIDLSEAEIAAVEAAEMTPDPDQVGTAAKQTAG, encoded by the coding sequence ATGGCTTCCACCGTGACTGCCGCCGAGGTCTCCAAGAATTTCGGCGCCTATCAGGACGCCGCCGTGCGCGAGCCGGTGGTGATCACCAAGAACGGCCGCCCGCGCACCGTGCTGATGGCCTACGAGGACTTCGTCCGCCTGTCGAAGCGCGACCGCCGCGTCCAGCGCACCATCGACCTGAGCGAGGCCGAGATCGCCGCAGTCGAGGCCGCCGAGATGACGCCGGATCCCGACCAGGTCGGCACCGCAGCGAAGCAAACGGCCGGCTGA
- a CDS encoding tyrosine-type recombinase/integrase, with protein MDDIVKRRSLDAESQRALELDTLSAILPMDRRDRLAQLLTDDDVATLKHLAKEGMGENSLRALTSDLAYLEAWALAATGEPLAWPTTEALALKFVAHHLWDPEKRAGDPRHGMPANVAAELHAEGLLRSEGPHAPNTVKRRLASWGTLHRWKGIESPLTAPSLRSAVRLAVRASPRPRRRKSKRAVTRDVLDRLTATCTTDRLADTRDLAILLLAFASGGRRRSEVARLRVDQLSDKPGVPLDPLDPNSPTLPCISIQLGRTKTGDADDEGRVFLVGPPVEALREWLDRADIRKGAIFRAIDRWEALEERALTPQSINLIVKRRCTMAELDPKEFAAHGLRAGYLTEAARQGIGLPEAMQQSQHRSVQQAASYYNEAERAQGRAARLGI; from the coding sequence ATGGACGATATCGTCAAACGCCGATCCCTCGACGCCGAATCGCAACGCGCCCTCGAGCTCGACACGCTGTCGGCCATCCTGCCGATGGACCGGCGCGATCGGCTGGCGCAGCTGCTCACCGACGACGACGTCGCGACGCTGAAGCATCTCGCCAAGGAAGGCATGGGCGAGAACAGCCTTCGCGCGCTCACGTCGGATCTTGCCTATCTCGAAGCCTGGGCGCTCGCGGCCACCGGCGAGCCGCTGGCGTGGCCCACGACGGAGGCGCTCGCGTTGAAGTTCGTCGCGCATCATCTGTGGGACCCGGAAAAGCGCGCGGGCGATCCGCGCCACGGCATGCCGGCCAACGTCGCAGCCGAACTGCACGCCGAAGGCCTGTTGCGAAGCGAGGGGCCGCATGCACCGAATACGGTGAAGCGGCGCCTTGCAAGCTGGGGGACGCTGCATCGCTGGAAGGGGATCGAAAGTCCGCTCACCGCGCCCAGCCTGCGCTCGGCTGTGCGACTGGCGGTGCGCGCTTCGCCGCGGCCGCGGCGCCGCAAGAGCAAGCGCGCCGTGACGCGCGACGTCCTCGACCGGCTGACGGCGACCTGCACGACGGATCGGCTGGCCGACACGCGCGACCTCGCCATCCTGCTGCTGGCCTTCGCCTCCGGCGGGCGGCGGCGCAGCGAGGTGGCGCGGCTGCGGGTCGATCAGCTGAGCGACAAACCCGGCGTTCCGCTTGATCCGCTCGATCCGAATTCGCCGACGCTGCCGTGCATCTCGATCCAGCTCGGTCGCACGAAAACCGGCGACGCCGATGACGAGGGGAGGGTGTTCCTGGTCGGCCCGCCGGTCGAGGCCTTGCGGGAGTGGCTCGATCGAGCTGATATCCGGAAAGGCGCGATCTTCCGCGCGATCGACCGTTGGGAGGCGCTCGAGGAGCGCGCGCTGACCCCCCAATCGATCAATCTGATCGTCAAGCGGCGCTGCACGATGGCTGAGCTCGACCCCAAAGAGTTCGCTGCGCATGGATTGCGGGCAGGGTACCTCACCGAAGCGGCGCGCCAGGGCATTGGCTTGCCCGAGGCAATGCAGCAGTCGCAGCATCGGTCTGTGCAGCAGGCTGCGAGCTATTACAACGAGGCAGAGCGCGCGCAGGGCAGGGCGGCCCGTCTTGGGATCTAG
- the repA gene encoding plasmid partitioning protein RepA has translation MTELTQIDPSHRTGKKVRSLTRLIESDADLLSAQLKELRTRAFPPAAEKELRKFTSGEAAKLVGVTDAYIRQLSISGDVPETEKNARGRRLFTLEQIHEVRRTLARSKPTYLPTRRKGDHLQVIAVTNFKGGSGKTTTAAHVAQYFAMRGFRTLAIDLDPQASLSALFGLQPEFDLQENDTLYGAIRYDDQQRPMSDVIRTTYFAGLDIVPGNLELQEFEHDTPRVLAEGRRSSDRMFFSRIATALASVEDRYDVVILDCPPSLGFLTLSALCAARSVLVTIHPQMLDVASMSQFLHMTSSLLDVVEKAGGDADYDFFRYAITRYEPSDGPQGQIVGLMRSLFGERVLTTPILKSTAIADAGLTKQTLYEIGRENFTRSTYDRAIEALDTVHAEIESLVLEAWGRAT, from the coding sequence ATGACAGAGCTAACACAAATTGACCCCAGTCATCGCACCGGAAAAAAGGTGCGCTCGTTGACTCGGTTGATCGAGTCGGACGCCGACTTGCTCAGTGCGCAGCTGAAGGAGCTGCGAACCCGCGCCTTCCCTCCCGCGGCTGAAAAGGAGCTGCGCAAATTCACGTCGGGTGAAGCCGCCAAGCTGGTTGGCGTCACCGACGCATACATTCGTCAATTGTCGATCTCCGGTGACGTTCCGGAAACTGAAAAGAATGCGCGCGGGCGCCGCTTGTTTACGCTCGAACAGATTCACGAGGTCCGGCGAACGCTCGCCCGCTCGAAGCCGACATATCTGCCGACACGTCGCAAGGGCGATCATCTCCAGGTGATTGCTGTAACCAACTTCAAGGGCGGGTCCGGCAAAACAACCACTGCCGCACATGTCGCGCAGTACTTCGCAATGCGTGGGTTCCGTACTCTCGCCATCGACCTTGACCCCCAGGCTTCGTTGTCGGCGCTTTTCGGATTGCAGCCGGAATTTGACCTACAAGAGAACGACACCCTTTACGGCGCGATCCGCTACGACGACCAGCAACGCCCGATGAGCGACGTTATCCGGACGACCTACTTCGCCGGTCTCGATATCGTTCCCGGCAATCTGGAGCTTCAGGAATTTGAGCACGACACCCCGCGTGTGCTCGCCGAGGGCCGCCGTAGCTCCGACCGAATGTTTTTCTCCCGCATCGCTACGGCGTTGGCTTCGGTAGAAGATCGGTATGACGTTGTAATCCTCGACTGCCCGCCCTCGCTCGGCTTTCTCACGCTCTCGGCGCTCTGCGCCGCGAGGAGCGTCCTCGTCACCATTCATCCGCAAATGCTGGACGTCGCGTCGATGTCCCAGTTCCTGCACATGACCTCCAGCCTCCTTGACGTTGTCGAGAAGGCGGGGGGTGACGCTGACTACGACTTCTTCCGATACGCGATCACGCGATACGAGCCTTCCGACGGGCCACAGGGCCAAATCGTCGGCCTGATGCGAAGCTTGTTTGGGGAGCGTGTCCTTACGACCCCGATCCTTAAGTCGACTGCGATTGCAGACGCCGGGCTGACGAAGCAGACCCTTTACGAGATCGGCCGCGAGAATTTTACCCGCAGCACCTACGACCGAGCGATCGAGGCGCTCGATACAGTCCATGCCGAAATTGAGAGCCTTGTCCTTGAGGCTTGGGGGAGGGCGACATGA
- the repB gene encoding plasmid partitioning protein RepB: MNKRRDQLKAMMAPITAPTAPSEDRPTRPPVSSGSLKAMGLSLKSLSDDADEARALRAQLASGAQVVEIDPNLVDPAFIRDRLNVSDGDEFEAFKAGLSEDGQQVPILVRPRIDAPGRYQAAYGHRRVAALRALGRPVKAIVRPLSDEELVVAQGKENTDRKDLSFIERALFAARLEDRGIARAAIMSALSVPKGNLSTMISLVRELPEDLIIAIGAAPKVGRPRWEQLASLVKQDDTKWRDVVSDANFQAGPSDARFERMLKALVRRPKKPATHIVKSDDGKQVARIERAKDQTRLTIDNRHAPDFGAYLVDQLPEIYAAFKRRADA, from the coding sequence ATGAATAAGCGCCGCGACCAACTGAAGGCCATGATGGCGCCGATCACCGCGCCAACCGCCCCGAGCGAAGATCGGCCGACGCGCCCGCCGGTGTCATCCGGTTCGCTAAAAGCAATGGGTCTCTCGCTGAAGAGCCTGTCCGACGATGCGGACGAGGCCCGGGCGCTACGGGCGCAACTCGCGTCGGGCGCCCAAGTTGTCGAGATTGATCCCAACCTCGTCGATCCCGCGTTCATACGCGATCGCCTCAATGTCAGCGATGGAGACGAGTTCGAGGCGTTCAAGGCTGGACTGTCCGAGGATGGGCAACAAGTTCCGATCCTCGTTCGCCCGCGAATCGACGCTCCCGGACGCTACCAGGCCGCATATGGACATCGCCGGGTCGCGGCGCTTCGTGCCCTCGGCCGGCCTGTTAAGGCGATTGTGCGCCCGCTTAGCGACGAGGAGTTGGTCGTCGCTCAAGGCAAAGAGAATACAGATCGCAAGGATCTCTCGTTCATCGAGCGCGCGCTGTTCGCGGCCAGACTTGAGGATCGTGGCATTGCACGTGCGGCAATCATGTCGGCGCTCTCGGTGCCAAAGGGAAATCTGTCGACGATGATTTCTCTTGTCAGAGAACTTCCCGAAGACCTCATCATCGCTATTGGCGCGGCCCCGAAGGTCGGGCGCCCGCGTTGGGAGCAATTGGCGTCGCTGGTGAAGCAAGACGATACGAAATGGCGCGACGTGGTTTCCGATGCAAATTTTCAGGCCGGCCCGAGCGATGCCCGCTTCGAGCGAATGTTGAAGGCCCTGGTTCGCCGTCCCAAGAAGCCTGCGACGCATATCGTCAAATCTGACGATGGAAAGCAGGTTGCGCGCATCGAGCGCGCCAAGGATCAAACCCGCCTCACGATCGACAATCGTCACGCACCCGACTTCGGAGCGTATCTTGTCGATCAGCTGCCCGAGATCTATGCGGCGTTCAAGCGCCGCGCAGATGCGTGA
- the repC gene encoding plasmid replication protein RepC gives MEPYQSTTPFGRRSLTLAHVSTQIVASSRPPEKVVHKWKVFQAICRARPSLGVTERALSVLNALLTFHPETALTGEDDLVVFPSNQLLSLRAHGMPASTLRRHLAVLVDTGLVIRRDSPNGKRYARKGASGEIELAFGFDLSPLVVRSEEFESLAAAVEAEARAVKLARERITLCRRDIAKMIATGIEESVPTRRGGQGPADWAQVHAGFRSIVEGIPRTATRAQLEAAAEELSQLADDVLNLLESHIKTHDVSANESRNERHIQNSNPDPLIDLEPGFRGSRAARAVPEPQTPRTAETAYPLGMVMNACPDIADYAKGGISNWRDLLATAAVVRSMLGISPSAWEEAQAVMGEMQAAVVVACILQRGAAIRSAGGYLRGLTERAKVGEFSLGPILMSQINAQLRTKRSA, from the coding sequence ATGGAACCCTATCAATCAACGACGCCCTTTGGGCGGCGATCGCTGACGCTCGCCCATGTGTCAACACAGATCGTCGCGTCATCCCGGCCGCCTGAGAAGGTCGTGCACAAGTGGAAGGTCTTCCAGGCCATCTGCAGGGCACGACCGAGCCTCGGTGTGACCGAACGCGCGCTGTCCGTCTTGAACGCGCTCCTCACCTTTCATCCCGAGACGGCGCTGACGGGCGAAGACGACCTTGTCGTTTTCCCCTCGAACCAGCTTCTGTCACTGCGCGCGCATGGCATGCCGGCGTCAACGTTGCGACGCCATCTCGCGGTCCTCGTCGACACGGGCCTCGTCATCCGGCGCGACAGCCCCAACGGCAAGCGCTACGCGCGCAAAGGCGCGAGCGGCGAGATCGAGCTGGCGTTCGGCTTCGACCTTTCGCCGCTCGTGGTGCGCTCCGAGGAGTTCGAAAGCCTCGCGGCGGCCGTGGAGGCCGAAGCGCGCGCCGTTAAGCTCGCGCGGGAACGCATCACGCTGTGTCGGCGCGATATCGCCAAGATGATCGCGACCGGCATCGAGGAGAGCGTGCCGACACGCAGGGGAGGGCAGGGGCCTGCGGACTGGGCCCAGGTCCACGCCGGCTTCCGCTCGATCGTCGAGGGGATTCCGCGCACCGCGACGCGCGCCCAGCTGGAAGCGGCGGCCGAGGAGCTATCGCAATTGGCCGACGACGTCCTCAACCTCCTGGAAAGCCACATCAAAACACATGATGTGAGCGCCAATGAGTCCCGAAATGAGCGCCATATACAGAATTCAAATCCAGACCCCTTAATTGATCTTGAACCTGGCTTTCGAGGAAGCCGGGCGGCGAGGGCGGTGCCAGAACCCCAAACGCCGAGAACTGCGGAAACGGCCTATCCGCTTGGAATGGTGATGAACGCTTGCCCGGACATCGCCGACTACGCCAAAGGCGGGATTTCGAACTGGCGCGACCTGCTGGCGACCGCGGCCGTTGTGCGATCGATGCTCGGGATCAGTCCCAGCGCCTGGGAGGAGGCGCAAGCCGTCATGGGCGAAATGCAAGCCGCGGTGGTTGTCGCGTGCATTTTGCAGCGCGGCGCAGCAATCCGATCCGCCGGCGGCTATCTGCGCGGTCTGACCGAACGGGCCAAGGTCGGAGAATTCTCGCTCGGCCCAATCCTGATGTCGCAGATAAACGCGCAACTGCGCACGAAGCGATCCGCGTGA
- a CDS encoding single-stranded DNA-binding protein, with translation MRNIAEFTLIGHVGTIKQVGKTVRVTVCANYPFKDKGGEWNDDQHWNEVTIFTKSIQGYVNEHVSKGDLVHARGRLRQNSYERDGKRIYTVDLIALEFGRLAQAVERSAA, from the coding sequence ATGCGCAACATCGCCGAATTCACCCTCATCGGCCACGTCGGGACCATCAAGCAGGTCGGCAAGACAGTCCGTGTCACCGTCTGCGCCAACTATCCCTTCAAGGATAAGGGCGGCGAGTGGAACGACGACCAGCACTGGAACGAGGTCACGATCTTCACCAAGTCGATCCAGGGCTACGTGAACGAGCACGTCAGCAAGGGCGACCTCGTCCACGCGCGGGGCCGCCTGCGGCAGAACAGCTACGAGCGCGACGGCAAGCGGATCTACACCGTCGACCTGATCGCCCTGGAATTTGGCCGCCTCGCCCAGGCCGTTGAGCGCTCAGCCGCATGA
- a CDS encoding transcriptional regulator, with product MSPVRKPQPVDHSVLNEMLAIRLQQLEIENGGMEAFLPKTGLARGTYYTIVRGIGNPTLRTIERIASSLNMSVFELLGFDVSDARRALKKSGVDYDELTSAISKKNRADRALARQTRSRKLPS from the coding sequence ATGTCGCCTGTTCGCAAGCCTCAGCCAGTCGATCATTCGGTGCTGAATGAGATGCTGGCCATCCGTCTGCAGCAGCTCGAGATCGAAAATGGCGGCATGGAAGCATTCCTGCCGAAGACCGGACTGGCACGCGGGACCTACTATACGATCGTCCGCGGCATCGGGAATCCAACTTTGCGTACGATCGAAAGGATCGCTTCGAGCCTCAACATGAGCGTGTTTGAGTTGCTCGGCTTCGATGTGTCGGACGCACGGCGCGCGCTCAAGAAGAGCGGTGTCGATTACGACGAGTTGACGTCGGCGATCAGCAAGAAAAATCGCGCCGATCGCGCCTTGGCGCGTCAGACGCGATCGCGAAAGCTTCCTTCCTGA